A single Flavobacteriales bacterium DNA region contains:
- a CDS encoding T9SS type A sorting domain-containing protein, with protein sequence MKKLLLALLVTGLSSSLATAQWNRYLDEVFTDVDVTTDVQFGTNWNFLLGSPTPNFTLNTDIYSPAGDSETGRAAVIVLHTGNFLPKYLNQSATGNNRDSSVVVSAELFAKRGYVAFAPAYRLGWNATTTDPVTGADVRRGTLITAVYRAINDVKSLVRYIKKSVAEDGNPYGIDPDKIIVYGHGSGGYISLAYGSLDRLEELENEASGKWLSTVDVAQYGYVANELYLNTAAVGGIEGFGGIYNDSNHYGYTNDVMACVNVGGALGDSAWMEVGEPPIISFHCPDDGFAPFTEGIVIVPTTQETVVDVVGSRWAIGRANDLGNNDALYHGKVFNDPYTLAAEAALASSHPDLGLDPANYKGLFPFLRPTIAWPFQESSPWDWWDEATVVASASPLVGATAAQAIHDNGIGGSPTMSAMQGKAYLDSIQGYLAPRLRELMMQDVSVEETDFVNSNMFVYPNPANDYLVVKTNEGIRITDVEIYDVTGKIVRTENGLNKLSHQINVNEFTSGLYLVKVTTDQGMITRKVFVD encoded by the coding sequence ATGAAAAAACTATTACTCGCATTATTGGTGACAGGGCTTAGTTCCAGTCTTGCCACAGCACAATGGAACAGGTATCTAGATGAAGTTTTCACCGATGTTGACGTAACCACGGATGTCCAGTTCGGAACGAACTGGAATTTCCTGTTGGGTTCGCCTACTCCTAACTTTACTCTAAACACGGACATCTACTCACCAGCTGGAGATAGTGAAACTGGCCGTGCTGCTGTTATCGTACTACATACAGGAAATTTCCTTCCAAAGTATCTTAACCAAAGTGCTACAGGAAATAACCGTGACAGTTCAGTAGTTGTTTCTGCCGAGCTTTTCGCAAAGAGAGGCTATGTTGCTTTTGCTCCTGCATACAGATTAGGCTGGAATGCTACAACTACGGATCCGGTAACTGGTGCCGATGTTCGAAGAGGAACATTGATCACTGCAGTTTATCGCGCTATCAATGACGTGAAGTCCCTCGTTCGATACATTAAAAAGTCGGTTGCAGAAGATGGAAACCCATACGGAATTGACCCTGACAAGATCATTGTTTATGGTCACGGTTCTGGAGGTTATATTTCGTTGGCCTACGGTTCTTTGGACAGACTTGAAGAATTGGAAAACGAAGCTTCAGGTAAATGGTTGAGCACTGTTGATGTTGCTCAGTACGGTTATGTTGCAAATGAGCTTTACCTAAACACAGCTGCAGTTGGCGGAATTGAAGGTTTTGGTGGTATTTACAATGACTCGAATCACTACGGATACACAAATGATGTAATGGCCTGCGTTAACGTTGGTGGTGCATTGGGTGATTCTGCATGGATGGAAGTTGGTGAGCCGCCTATTATCTCTTTCCATTGCCCTGATGATGGTTTCGCTCCATTCACTGAGGGAATCGTAATCGTTCCGACAACACAGGAAACCGTTGTTGACGTTGTAGGTAGCCGTTGGGCTATTGGACGTGCAAACGACCTAGGAAATAACGATGCGCTGTACCACGGAAAAGTGTTCAATGACCCGTACACGCTAGCTGCAGAGGCAGCACTTGCTTCAAGCCATCCGGATTTAGGACTGGACCCTGCAAACTACAAAGGTCTGTTCCCATTCCTTCGCCCAACAATAGCTTGGCCATTCCAAGAATCATCACCATGGGATTGGTGGGATGAGGCAACTGTTGTGGCTTCTGCAAGCCCATTGGTCGGTGCTACGGCCGCTCAAGCGATTCATGATAATGGTATTGGCGGAAGCCCAACGATGTCTGCAATGCAAGGAAAAGCATACTTGGATTCTATTCAAGGATACCTTGCTCCTCGACTTCGTGAACTTATGATGCAAGATGTAAGTGTTGAGGAAACTGATTTCGTGAATAGCAACATGTTTGTTTACCCGAACCCAGCTAACGATTATTTGGTTGTTAAAACAAACGAAGGAATTCGTATCACTGATGTTGAGATCTATGACGTCACTGGTAAAATCGTAAGAACTGAGAACGGTCTGAACAAATTGAGCCATCAGATCAATGTGAATGAATTCACTTCTGGATTATACTTGGTAAAAGTGACTACCGACCAAGGTATGATCACTCGAAAAGTATTTGTTGACTAA
- a CDS encoding glycosyltransferase family 39 protein, with the protein MKLPYYIEKWLPYAAIALVYALGANLDIMEVDAAQYASISLEMLKSGHFLQVFDRFEDYLDKPPLLFWLSAVSFKIFGIGSWQYKLPSILFSLLGIFSTYKLGKRLYSEAIGRHASWILGGSFAMVMINNDIKTDTILVSSIVFSIWMLVSYLETKQLKYLLGSSLGIAAAMLTKGPIGLMMPALAVGGHIILKRQWHLLFDPKWFVLLIFVGILLVPMCIGLYEQYGTEGLKFYFWTQSFGRITGENEWRNDTTPLFFTHVFLWSFLPWTLLGVAGIFRELKFVKKACLDNGSELYLISGIVLVWAAFSFSKFKLPHYIFVVYPLIAILAAKFVHSLQHFSIWAWIQLILSSLSSIVLALILIYCFPAAGWWLPILLVLFVAAATLYFFNSYRTKQVIVPSFLISIAIGLGLNLHFYPQLLPFQANAVVGKWFIKQNIPEGKLIGFATGGRALDFYAHHIVPWMDTAEEAIEAIEPGTVVYATEERYEDLKRYGAIPKSEMVLPNFSVQKLSVKFLDPETRESAITNNYLLFY; encoded by the coding sequence ATGAAACTTCCTTATTACATCGAAAAATGGCTTCCGTACGCAGCAATTGCTTTGGTGTATGCGCTTGGTGCCAACTTAGATATCATGGAAGTAGATGCAGCCCAATACGCCAGCATTTCATTAGAGATGCTGAAGTCTGGCCACTTCCTACAAGTATTTGACCGCTTCGAAGATTACTTAGATAAACCTCCACTGCTGTTTTGGCTATCAGCGGTAAGTTTTAAAATATTCGGAATTGGAAGTTGGCAGTATAAATTGCCCTCCATTCTGTTCAGTTTACTGGGAATTTTCAGTACTTATAAGCTTGGGAAACGGCTGTATTCCGAAGCGATTGGAAGACATGCGTCATGGATCCTTGGCGGTTCCTTCGCCATGGTTATGATCAACAACGACATTAAGACCGATACGATTCTCGTTTCATCCATCGTCTTCTCCATTTGGATGCTTGTGAGCTATTTAGAAACCAAGCAATTGAAATACCTGCTCGGTTCTTCACTCGGAATTGCAGCAGCCATGCTCACAAAAGGCCCTATAGGACTGATGATGCCAGCCCTTGCTGTAGGAGGACATATCATCCTCAAACGACAGTGGCATTTGCTCTTTGATCCAAAGTGGTTTGTTCTACTCATTTTTGTAGGGATTCTTCTTGTTCCAATGTGCATCGGTCTTTATGAGCAATACGGTACGGAAGGACTGAAATTCTATTTCTGGACCCAGAGTTTTGGAAGAATAACGGGTGAGAACGAATGGCGGAACGATACCACGCCACTATTTTTCACGCATGTTTTCCTGTGGTCATTTCTTCCGTGGACATTGCTTGGAGTTGCCGGAATATTCCGTGAGCTGAAGTTTGTGAAAAAAGCCTGCTTGGATAATGGATCTGAGCTTTACTTAATCAGCGGAATCGTATTGGTATGGGCAGCTTTTTCTTTCTCCAAATTCAAACTTCCCCACTACATTTTTGTGGTCTACCCACTCATTGCCATACTGGCCGCTAAGTTTGTCCATTCGCTGCAGCACTTCAGCATTTGGGCATGGATTCAATTGATCTTGAGTTCTTTGTCCAGCATTGTTTTAGCCTTGATCCTTATTTACTGCTTTCCTGCTGCCGGATGGTGGCTACCGATTCTCTTGGTCCTTTTTGTGGCTGCTGCAACTCTTTACTTTTTCAATTCTTATAGAACCAAGCAGGTTATTGTGCCTTCCTTTCTTATAAGCATCGCCATTGGCCTCGGTTTGAACCTCCATTTCTATCCTCAACTTTTACCATTTCAGGCGAATGCGGTGGTTGGAAAATGGTTCATCAAACAAAACATACCTGAAGGTAAGCTGATCGGTTTTGCAACTGGAGGAAGAGCATTGGACTTTTACGCACATCACATAGTTCCATGGATGGATACAGCAGAAGAAGCAATTGAAGCGATTGAACCAGGAACAGTGGTTTACGCCACAGAAGAGCGCTACGAAGACCTTAAGCGGTACGGAGCAATTCCAAAAAGTGAAATGGTATTGCCAAATTTTTCGGTACAGAAACTCAGCGTCAAATTCTTAGATCCTGAAACGCGGGAAAGTGCAATCACAAATAACTACTTGCTGTTTTATTGA
- a CDS encoding amidohydrolase has protein sequence MKERIKQLVAENADAIIQIRRHLHAHPELSFEEYETSKFVAATLDKWNIPYQDGFVKTGIVALIEGRNPTSKVIALRGDMDALPILEANDVPYRSVNEGVMHACGHDVHTACVLGVAKTLHSLRDEFEGTVKIIFQPGEERLPGGASLMIKEGALENPKPSSILGQHVLPGLEVGKVGFRAGMYMASADEVYFTVTGKGGHAALQHLLIDPVLITSHIIVGLQQLVSRRCKPGVPCVLSFGSVHANGATNVIPNEVQVQGTFRTMDEEWRKEAHIIMKKMAEEMASSMGATCDFRVDVGYPFVYNDESLTQFAQAAAKEYLGEENVVELDMRMTGEDFSFYTQHMPGCFYRLGVENRSEGLTSGLHTPTFNVDEKCLEVGTGLMAYLAYKQLVVQ, from the coding sequence ATGAAAGAAAGGATCAAACAACTTGTGGCCGAAAATGCGGATGCGATCATTCAGATCCGAAGGCATTTACATGCGCATCCCGAACTTTCGTTCGAGGAATATGAAACTAGCAAGTTTGTAGCTGCCACGTTGGATAAATGGAACATTCCTTACCAAGATGGTTTTGTAAAAACTGGTATTGTTGCGCTGATTGAAGGCAGAAATCCCACGTCAAAAGTGATTGCGCTGAGAGGTGACATGGATGCGCTTCCGATATTGGAAGCCAATGATGTGCCGTACCGATCGGTAAATGAAGGCGTGATGCATGCCTGTGGACATGACGTGCATACAGCGTGCGTACTGGGTGTGGCAAAAACGCTTCATTCGCTGCGCGATGAGTTTGAAGGAACTGTGAAGATCATCTTCCAACCAGGCGAAGAAAGATTGCCTGGAGGTGCTTCGTTGATGATAAAGGAAGGTGCTTTGGAAAACCCGAAACCAAGCTCCATTCTCGGGCAGCACGTCTTACCTGGGCTCGAAGTGGGAAAGGTCGGTTTTCGTGCAGGAATGTACATGGCATCTGCCGATGAGGTTTATTTCACAGTCACTGGAAAGGGCGGTCACGCAGCTTTGCAGCACTTGCTAATTGACCCTGTTCTGATCACGTCCCATATCATTGTTGGATTGCAGCAATTGGTAAGCAGAAGATGTAAGCCTGGCGTGCCCTGTGTCCTTTCGTTTGGGAGCGTTCACGCCAATGGCGCCACCAACGTGATTCCAAACGAAGTTCAAGTACAAGGTACGTTTCGCACGATGGATGAGGAATGGCGCAAAGAAGCGCACATCATCATGAAGAAAATGGCCGAGGAAATGGCCAGTTCAATGGGCGCTACGTGCGATTTTCGTGTTGATGTGGGTTATCCATTTGTTTACAATGATGAGTCGCTTACTCAGTTTGCCCAAGCTGCAGCGAAAGAATATCTAGGAGAAGAGAATGTGGTTGAGCTGGATATGCGAATGACGGGCGAAGATTTCAGTTTTTATACTCAACATATGCCGGGTTGTTTCTACCGCTTGGGAGTTGAGAACCGCTCAGAAGGACTCACGTCTGGGCTTCATACGCCTACTTTCAATGTGGATGAAAAGTGCTTGGAAGTTGGAACTGGGCTAATGGCCTACCTTGCATACAAGCAGTTGGTGGTTCAATAA
- a CDS encoding sulfite exporter TauE/SafE family protein, translating to MSVTAVLVLLLIGVAAGFASGFVGVGGGIIIVPALVFFLGYTQHMAQGTSLAMMLPPIGILGFYNYYKSGNTNVYAALVIAVAFFFGAYFGSKISISMDQRVVKKIFGAVMMVAAAKLLFSK from the coding sequence ATGAGTGTGACGGCTGTTCTAGTACTGTTGTTAATTGGCGTTGCTGCAGGTTTCGCCAGTGGTTTTGTAGGAGTTGGAGGAGGAATCATCATTGTTCCAGCATTGGTTTTCTTTTTGGGCTATACCCAACACATGGCGCAAGGAACAAGTTTGGCCATGATGTTGCCTCCGATCGGAATTCTTGGTTTTTACAATTATTACAAATCCGGTAACACGAATGTGTATGCTGCATTGGTCATTGCCGTGGCTTTTTTCTTTGGTGCTTATTTCGGTAGTAAGATCTCCATTTCGATGGATCAGCGTGTGGTGAAGAAAATTTTCGGAGCTGTGATGATGGTGGCTGCTGCCAAGCTGCTTTTTAGCAAATAA
- a CDS encoding MBL fold metallo-hydrolase: MNVKKFVFNPFQENTYLIWDEEKSCAIIDPGCSDEYERNELVAFIESNGLKPVKLLNTHCHIDHVLGNKFLSEKYKLGLEMHKLDLPVLNAVPNYGANFGFETGPMVQPSVFLEAGETLSVGAIDLEILFVPGHSPGSICFYHVPSKQIIVGDALFYGSIGRTDLPGGNHDQLINSIKTQLLTLPADVQVHSGHGPSTNIGFEKANNPFLR, from the coding sequence ATGAACGTAAAAAAGTTTGTTTTCAACCCATTTCAAGAGAACACGTACCTTATTTGGGACGAAGAAAAGAGCTGCGCCATCATCGATCCGGGTTGTTCGGATGAATATGAACGCAATGAGTTGGTGGCATTTATTGAGTCCAATGGACTGAAACCCGTCAAACTACTGAACACGCACTGCCACATTGACCATGTGTTGGGCAACAAGTTCCTTTCGGAGAAATACAAGCTGGGTTTGGAAATGCACAAATTGGACCTTCCAGTGCTCAATGCTGTTCCAAACTACGGTGCCAACTTCGGTTTTGAAACAGGGCCGATGGTACAACCTTCGGTTTTCTTGGAAGCGGGCGAAACCCTAAGCGTTGGTGCTATTGACCTGGAAATTCTTTTCGTTCCTGGTCATTCTCCGGGTAGCATCTGCTTTTATCATGTACCTAGCAAACAGATCATTGTGGGCGATGCGCTTTTCTACGGAAGCATTGGCAGAACCGACCTTCCGGGAGGAAACCATGATCAACTGATAAACTCGATCAAGACACAATTGCTCACGCTTCCTGCTGATGTGCAGGTGCATTCTGGTCACGGACCAAGCACTAATATCGGGTTCGAGAAAGCAAATAATCCATTTCTGCGATGA
- a CDS encoding sphingomyelin phosphodiesterase gives MRFLFIAALSLLSFSTSFAQPKPIHVLTWNIYMRPHAILYDGQFRRAKRIGELLKTENYDIILFQEAFGKVSRKKLRKALGDIYPFEIEPKNNKKTVNSGLWILSKHEIKESDIIFFDDCLVSDCASAKGAVLFEVVIHGQTYQFVSTHVQAEDGKEFANVRSNQFKMIDQLLEQHQKPNIPQFILGDLNTPRDSVAEYNNMISVLNATDGVPSIIGDTKLSVDQPNTWGCANNDLIKKKWKGNVALLDYALQRNTNYPFKLRRELKTYTKQWSKKHEHLSDHYAISLTILP, from the coding sequence ATGAGATTTTTGTTCATCGCGGCTTTATCGCTGCTTTCATTTTCCACCTCATTTGCACAGCCAAAACCGATCCATGTCCTGACATGGAATATTTACATGCGCCCTCACGCCATACTTTACGATGGCCAATTCAGGCGTGCCAAGAGGATCGGTGAATTACTTAAAACAGAGAATTACGACATCATTCTATTTCAAGAAGCCTTTGGTAAAGTGAGCCGAAAGAAGCTTAGAAAAGCCTTGGGCGATATTTATCCTTTCGAAATTGAACCGAAGAATAACAAGAAGACCGTGAACAGCGGACTTTGGATATTGAGCAAGCACGAAATCAAAGAATCAGACATCATCTTTTTTGATGATTGTCTGGTAAGCGATTGCGCATCGGCAAAAGGTGCGGTTCTGTTTGAGGTAGTTATTCACGGACAGACCTATCAATTCGTCAGTACGCATGTGCAAGCAGAGGATGGCAAGGAATTTGCAAACGTGCGAAGCAATCAGTTCAAGATGATCGATCAACTTTTAGAGCAACACCAAAAACCCAATATTCCGCAGTTCATTCTGGGCGACCTGAACACACCACGCGATTCTGTTGCGGAATACAACAACATGATTTCGGTATTAAACGCCACGGATGGCGTGCCTTCCATTATCGGTGATACAAAACTGAGCGTTGATCAACCTAATACTTGGGGCTGCGCCAATAATGACCTTATCAAGAAAAAATGGAAAGGGAATGTGGCGCTTTTGGACTACGCATTGCAACGCAACACCAACTATCCTTTCAAACTCAGACGCGAACTGAAAACCTACACGAAACAATGGTCGAAAAAACATGAACATCTGTCCGATCATTACGCCATATCCCTCACCATACTTCCTTAG